In Pseudophryne corroboree isolate aPseCor3 chromosome 7, aPseCor3.hap2, whole genome shotgun sequence, a single window of DNA contains:
- the SH2B1 gene encoding SH2B adapter protein 1 isoform X2 yields MNGSLPLEGHSSSPSPNWKEFCEIHAHAAALDFAHRFRAFLTENPQYATPGAESSFSRRFAEHFVEHFETEVNKTQIADGPSPTRCSIAPFTGAQTSTRDLSETCSDSSLASPVETQPRQDSSGITSGLSSSQSHSSEDVSTSSATTKPRLKKRFSLRNVSRSVRGSVRGILQWRSSAESPTEETAANSNCNSSASRAGGERWTHRFEKLRLGRPPAPRAELRDVRREGVLNYVVAEEVNSSSRARWQKCRLLLRKAESDRYLLEFYIPPKATKPRVNILCSSIADVRTTTPLEMPDKENTFVLKTENSSEYILESVDPLQMRSWLSDIQDCMRSRDKVDTSDLPHVNHSESMPSRDLPLIPTESSEQLCQGAYGGLSDRPSASISPSSVSMTPSHFDSMELLPPELPPRAPIDEVERPQNSISTSFPDTPDTTASFLFQGEPDPGDGEHPLSEYQWFHGTLSRLKAAQLVLAGGTNSHGVFLVRQSETRRGEYVLTFNFQGKAKHLRLSLNEDGQCRVQHLWFQTIFDMLEHFRVHPIPLESGGSSDVTLISYVVSSQRLHEAACNRNPPPLPPHPLSRHQSAEGSLQPPWHPLSTSPPEEPLASRPPPEPPGPQYEEGAPAAEDQEEAAVRLQQLQPGGATSEDTGDANAALRARAVNNQYSFV; encoded by the exons ATGAACGGTAGCTTGCCCCTGGAGGGTCACTCCTCCTCTCCTTCACCAAATTGGAAGGAGTTCTGTGAAATTCACGCTCATGCTGCTGCTCTTGACTTCGCCCATCGGTTCCGGGCTTTCCTGACTGAGAATCCGCAGTACGCCACGCCGGGAGCTGAAAGCAGCTTCTCCAGACGGTTTGCGGAGCATTTTGTGGAGCACTTTGAAACTGAAGTGAATAAGACGCAAATTGCCGACGGCCCTTCTCCCACTCGCTGCAGCATTGCTCCGTTCACAGGAGCTCAGACCTCCACCAGGGACCTATCGGAGACCTGCAGCGACTCCTCGCTGGCCTCCCCGGTTGAGACTCAGCCCCGGCAGGACTCCTCTGGGATCACGTCTGGTCTGTCCAGCAGCCAGTCTCATAGCTCCGAGGATGTCTCCACCTCTTCAGCCACAACAAAGCCACGTCTGAAGAAGCGGTTCTCCTTGCGCAACGTGAGCCGCAGCGTGCGTGGGAGCGTCCGGGGGATCCTGCAGTGGAGGAGCTCGGCTGAGTCTCCCACGGAGGAGACGGCGGCCAACAGCAACTGCAATTCCTCAGCCAGCAGGGCCGGAGGAGAAAGATGGACGCACAGGTTTGAGAAGCTGCGGCTAGGCAGGCCGCCTGCTCCCAGGGCTGAGCTGCGCGACGTGAGGCGTGAGGGAGTTCTCAATTACGTTGTGGCTGAGGAGGTCAACAGCAGCAGCCGGGCCCGATGGCAAAAGTGCCGGCTACTCCTGCGCAAGGCTGAGAGTGATCGCTATCTGCTGGAGTTCTACATTCCTCCCAAG GCCACCAAGCCACGGGTCAACATCCTTTGTTCGTCTATCGCTGACGTACGGACCACAACCCCCTTGGAGATGCCAGACAAGGAAAACACTTTTGTGTTGAAG ACAGAGAATTCCTCAGAATATATCCTGGAATCAGTAGACCCCCTGCAGATGAGGTCATGGCTCTCAGACATACAAGACTGCATGAGGTCCAG GGACAAGGTCGACACCTCAGACCTTCCACACGTTAACCATTCGGAAAGTATGCCCAGCCGGGATCTACCTCTAATACCCACAGAGAGCAGCGAACAGCTCTGCCAAG GAGCCTACGGAGGCCTTTCCGACCGGCCTTCGGCCTCCATCTCGCCCAGTTCCGTTTCCATGACACCCTCACATTTTGACTCTATGGAGCTCCTCCCACCAGAGCTGCCACCAAGAGCCCCCATCGACGAGGTGGAGAGACCCCAGAACTCTATCAGCACCTCCTTCCCTGATACACCTGACACGACAG CTTCATTCCTGTTTCAAGGAGAGCCAGATCCTGGAGATGGGGAGCACCCATTGTCCGAATACCAGTGGTTCCACGGCACCCTGTCTCGTCTCAAAGCCGCACAGCTTGTGTTGGCAGGAGGCACCAACAGCCATGGCGTCTTCTTGGTGCGGCAGAGCGAGACCCGGCGAGGAGAGTACGTGCTGACATTTAACTTCCAGGGCAAAGCCAAG CACCTCCGTCTGTCCCTGAACGAGGATGGCCAGTGTCGGGTCCAGCACCTCTGGTTCCAGACCATCTTTGACATGCTAGAACACTTCCGAGTACACCCCATCCCTCTAGAGTCTGGGGGCTCAAGCGATGTCACCCTCATCAGCTACGTGGTGTCTTCTCAGAGGTTGCATG AGGCAGCCTGCAACCGTAACCCTCCCCCGCTGCCCCCCCACCCTTTGTCTCGTCACCAGAGTGCAGAGGGGAGCCTGCAGCCCCCCTGGCATCCGCTCAGCACCTCCCCCCCAGAGGAACCCTTGGCCAGCAGACCCCCTCCGGAGCCCCCAGGCCCTCAGTACGAGGAGGGGGCACCAGCTGCCGAAGACCAGGAGGAGGCTGCCGTCCGCCTGCAGCAGCTCCAGCCGGGGGGCGCTACCTCAGAGGACACAGGCGATGCCAACGCAGCTTTGAGGGCACGGGCCGTAAACAACCAGTATTCCTTTGTATGA
- the SH2B1 gene encoding SH2B adapter protein 1 isoform X3, translating into MNGSLPLEGHSSSPSPNWKEFCEIHAHAAALDFAHRFRAFLTENPQYATPGAESSFSRRFAEHFVEHFETEVNKTQIADGPSPTRCSIAPFTGAQTSTRDLSETCSDSSLASPVETQPRQDSSGITSGLSSSQSHSSEDVSTSSATTKPRLKKRFSLRNVSRSVRGSVRGILQWRSSAESPTEETAANSNCNSSASRAGGERWTHRFEKLRLGRPPAPRAELRDVRREGVLNYVVAEEVNSSSRARWQKCRLLLRKAESDRYLLEFYIPPKATKPRVNILCSSIADVRTTTPLEMPDKENTFVLKTENSSEYILESVDPLQMRSWLSDIQDCMRSSRDKVDTSDLPHVNHSESMPSRDLPLIPTESSEQLCQASFLFQGEPDPGDGEHPLSEYQWFHGTLSRLKAAQLVLAGGTNSHGVFLVRQSETRRGEYVLTFNFQGKAKHLRLSLNEDGQCRVQHLWFQTIFDMLEHFRVHPIPLESGGSSDVTLISYVVSSQRLHEAACNRNPPPLPPHPLSRHQSAEGSLQPPWHPLSTSPPEEPLASRPPPEPPGPQYEEGAPAAEDQEEAAVRLQQLQPGGATSEDTGDANAALRARAVNNQYSFV; encoded by the exons ATGAACGGTAGCTTGCCCCTGGAGGGTCACTCCTCCTCTCCTTCACCAAATTGGAAGGAGTTCTGTGAAATTCACGCTCATGCTGCTGCTCTTGACTTCGCCCATCGGTTCCGGGCTTTCCTGACTGAGAATCCGCAGTACGCCACGCCGGGAGCTGAAAGCAGCTTCTCCAGACGGTTTGCGGAGCATTTTGTGGAGCACTTTGAAACTGAAGTGAATAAGACGCAAATTGCCGACGGCCCTTCTCCCACTCGCTGCAGCATTGCTCCGTTCACAGGAGCTCAGACCTCCACCAGGGACCTATCGGAGACCTGCAGCGACTCCTCGCTGGCCTCCCCGGTTGAGACTCAGCCCCGGCAGGACTCCTCTGGGATCACGTCTGGTCTGTCCAGCAGCCAGTCTCATAGCTCCGAGGATGTCTCCACCTCTTCAGCCACAACAAAGCCACGTCTGAAGAAGCGGTTCTCCTTGCGCAACGTGAGCCGCAGCGTGCGTGGGAGCGTCCGGGGGATCCTGCAGTGGAGGAGCTCGGCTGAGTCTCCCACGGAGGAGACGGCGGCCAACAGCAACTGCAATTCCTCAGCCAGCAGGGCCGGAGGAGAAAGATGGACGCACAGGTTTGAGAAGCTGCGGCTAGGCAGGCCGCCTGCTCCCAGGGCTGAGCTGCGCGACGTGAGGCGTGAGGGAGTTCTCAATTACGTTGTGGCTGAGGAGGTCAACAGCAGCAGCCGGGCCCGATGGCAAAAGTGCCGGCTACTCCTGCGCAAGGCTGAGAGTGATCGCTATCTGCTGGAGTTCTACATTCCTCCCAAG GCCACCAAGCCACGGGTCAACATCCTTTGTTCGTCTATCGCTGACGTACGGACCACAACCCCCTTGGAGATGCCAGACAAGGAAAACACTTTTGTGTTGAAG ACAGAGAATTCCTCAGAATATATCCTGGAATCAGTAGACCCCCTGCAGATGAGGTCATGGCTCTCAGACATACAAGACTGCATGAGGTCCAG CAGGGACAAGGTCGACACCTCAGACCTTCCACACGTTAACCATTCGGAAAGTATGCCCAGCCGGGATCTACCTCTAATACCCACAGAGAGCAGCGAACAGCTCTGCCAAG CTTCATTCCTGTTTCAAGGAGAGCCAGATCCTGGAGATGGGGAGCACCCATTGTCCGAATACCAGTGGTTCCACGGCACCCTGTCTCGTCTCAAAGCCGCACAGCTTGTGTTGGCAGGAGGCACCAACAGCCATGGCGTCTTCTTGGTGCGGCAGAGCGAGACCCGGCGAGGAGAGTACGTGCTGACATTTAACTTCCAGGGCAAAGCCAAG CACCTCCGTCTGTCCCTGAACGAGGATGGCCAGTGTCGGGTCCAGCACCTCTGGTTCCAGACCATCTTTGACATGCTAGAACACTTCCGAGTACACCCCATCCCTCTAGAGTCTGGGGGCTCAAGCGATGTCACCCTCATCAGCTACGTGGTGTCTTCTCAGAGGTTGCATG AGGCAGCCTGCAACCGTAACCCTCCCCCGCTGCCCCCCCACCCTTTGTCTCGTCACCAGAGTGCAGAGGGGAGCCTGCAGCCCCCCTGGCATCCGCTCAGCACCTCCCCCCCAGAGGAACCCTTGGCCAGCAGACCCCCTCCGGAGCCCCCAGGCCCTCAGTACGAGGAGGGGGCACCAGCTGCCGAAGACCAGGAGGAGGCTGCCGTCCGCCTGCAGCAGCTCCAGCCGGGGGGCGCTACCTCAGAGGACACAGGCGATGCCAACGCAGCTTTGAGGGCACGGGCCGTAAACAACCAGTATTCCTTTGTATGA
- the SH2B1 gene encoding SH2B adapter protein 1 isoform X1, with protein sequence MNGSLPLEGHSSSPSPNWKEFCEIHAHAAALDFAHRFRAFLTENPQYATPGAESSFSRRFAEHFVEHFETEVNKTQIADGPSPTRCSIAPFTGAQTSTRDLSETCSDSSLASPVETQPRQDSSGITSGLSSSQSHSSEDVSTSSATTKPRLKKRFSLRNVSRSVRGSVRGILQWRSSAESPTEETAANSNCNSSASRAGGERWTHRFEKLRLGRPPAPRAELRDVRREGVLNYVVAEEVNSSSRARWQKCRLLLRKAESDRYLLEFYIPPKATKPRVNILCSSIADVRTTTPLEMPDKENTFVLKTENSSEYILESVDPLQMRSWLSDIQDCMRSSRDKVDTSDLPHVNHSESMPSRDLPLIPTESSEQLCQGAYGGLSDRPSASISPSSVSMTPSHFDSMELLPPELPPRAPIDEVERPQNSISTSFPDTPDTTASFLFQGEPDPGDGEHPLSEYQWFHGTLSRLKAAQLVLAGGTNSHGVFLVRQSETRRGEYVLTFNFQGKAKHLRLSLNEDGQCRVQHLWFQTIFDMLEHFRVHPIPLESGGSSDVTLISYVVSSQRLHEAACNRNPPPLPPHPLSRHQSAEGSLQPPWHPLSTSPPEEPLASRPPPEPPGPQYEEGAPAAEDQEEAAVRLQQLQPGGATSEDTGDANAALRARAVNNQYSFV encoded by the exons ATGAACGGTAGCTTGCCCCTGGAGGGTCACTCCTCCTCTCCTTCACCAAATTGGAAGGAGTTCTGTGAAATTCACGCTCATGCTGCTGCTCTTGACTTCGCCCATCGGTTCCGGGCTTTCCTGACTGAGAATCCGCAGTACGCCACGCCGGGAGCTGAAAGCAGCTTCTCCAGACGGTTTGCGGAGCATTTTGTGGAGCACTTTGAAACTGAAGTGAATAAGACGCAAATTGCCGACGGCCCTTCTCCCACTCGCTGCAGCATTGCTCCGTTCACAGGAGCTCAGACCTCCACCAGGGACCTATCGGAGACCTGCAGCGACTCCTCGCTGGCCTCCCCGGTTGAGACTCAGCCCCGGCAGGACTCCTCTGGGATCACGTCTGGTCTGTCCAGCAGCCAGTCTCATAGCTCCGAGGATGTCTCCACCTCTTCAGCCACAACAAAGCCACGTCTGAAGAAGCGGTTCTCCTTGCGCAACGTGAGCCGCAGCGTGCGTGGGAGCGTCCGGGGGATCCTGCAGTGGAGGAGCTCGGCTGAGTCTCCCACGGAGGAGACGGCGGCCAACAGCAACTGCAATTCCTCAGCCAGCAGGGCCGGAGGAGAAAGATGGACGCACAGGTTTGAGAAGCTGCGGCTAGGCAGGCCGCCTGCTCCCAGGGCTGAGCTGCGCGACGTGAGGCGTGAGGGAGTTCTCAATTACGTTGTGGCTGAGGAGGTCAACAGCAGCAGCCGGGCCCGATGGCAAAAGTGCCGGCTACTCCTGCGCAAGGCTGAGAGTGATCGCTATCTGCTGGAGTTCTACATTCCTCCCAAG GCCACCAAGCCACGGGTCAACATCCTTTGTTCGTCTATCGCTGACGTACGGACCACAACCCCCTTGGAGATGCCAGACAAGGAAAACACTTTTGTGTTGAAG ACAGAGAATTCCTCAGAATATATCCTGGAATCAGTAGACCCCCTGCAGATGAGGTCATGGCTCTCAGACATACAAGACTGCATGAGGTCCAG CAGGGACAAGGTCGACACCTCAGACCTTCCACACGTTAACCATTCGGAAAGTATGCCCAGCCGGGATCTACCTCTAATACCCACAGAGAGCAGCGAACAGCTCTGCCAAG GAGCCTACGGAGGCCTTTCCGACCGGCCTTCGGCCTCCATCTCGCCCAGTTCCGTTTCCATGACACCCTCACATTTTGACTCTATGGAGCTCCTCCCACCAGAGCTGCCACCAAGAGCCCCCATCGACGAGGTGGAGAGACCCCAGAACTCTATCAGCACCTCCTTCCCTGATACACCTGACACGACAG CTTCATTCCTGTTTCAAGGAGAGCCAGATCCTGGAGATGGGGAGCACCCATTGTCCGAATACCAGTGGTTCCACGGCACCCTGTCTCGTCTCAAAGCCGCACAGCTTGTGTTGGCAGGAGGCACCAACAGCCATGGCGTCTTCTTGGTGCGGCAGAGCGAGACCCGGCGAGGAGAGTACGTGCTGACATTTAACTTCCAGGGCAAAGCCAAG CACCTCCGTCTGTCCCTGAACGAGGATGGCCAGTGTCGGGTCCAGCACCTCTGGTTCCAGACCATCTTTGACATGCTAGAACACTTCCGAGTACACCCCATCCCTCTAGAGTCTGGGGGCTCAAGCGATGTCACCCTCATCAGCTACGTGGTGTCTTCTCAGAGGTTGCATG AGGCAGCCTGCAACCGTAACCCTCCCCCGCTGCCCCCCCACCCTTTGTCTCGTCACCAGAGTGCAGAGGGGAGCCTGCAGCCCCCCTGGCATCCGCTCAGCACCTCCCCCCCAGAGGAACCCTTGGCCAGCAGACCCCCTCCGGAGCCCCCAGGCCCTCAGTACGAGGAGGGGGCACCAGCTGCCGAAGACCAGGAGGAGGCTGCCGTCCGCCTGCAGCAGCTCCAGCCGGGGGGCGCTACCTCAGAGGACACAGGCGATGCCAACGCAGCTTTGAGGGCACGGGCCGTAAACAACCAGTATTCCTTTGTATGA
- the SH2B1 gene encoding SH2B adapter protein 1 isoform X4 yields the protein MNGSLPLEGHSSSPSPNWKEFCEIHAHAAALDFAHRFRAFLTENPQYATPGAESSFSRRFAEHFVEHFETEVNKTQIADGPSPTRCSIAPFTGAQTSTRDLSETCSDSSLASPVETQPRQDSSGITSGLSSSQSHSSEDVSTSSATTKPRLKKRFSLRNVSRSVRGSVRGILQWRSSAESPTEETAANSNCNSSASRAGGERWTHRFEKLRLGRPPAPRAELRDVRREGVLNYVVAEEVNSSSRARWQKCRLLLRKAESDRYLLEFYIPPKATKPRVNILCSSIADVRTTTPLEMPDKENTFVLKTENSSEYILESVDPLQMRSWLSDIQDCMRSSRDKVDTSDLPHVNHSESMPSRDLPLIPTESSEQLCQGAYGGLSDRPSASISPSSVSMTPSHFDSMELLPPELPPRAPIDEVERPQNSISTSFPDTPDTTASFLFQGEPDPGDGEHPLSEYQWFHGTLSRLKAAQLVLAGGTNSHGVFLVRQSETRRGEYVLTFNFQGKAKHLRLSLNEDGQCRVQHLWFQTIFDMLEHFRVHPIPLESGGSSDVTLISYVVSSQRLHGRDRADSRTTVCEVPHRIPESPSNPISIGTNDCIGSLQP from the exons ATGAACGGTAGCTTGCCCCTGGAGGGTCACTCCTCCTCTCCTTCACCAAATTGGAAGGAGTTCTGTGAAATTCACGCTCATGCTGCTGCTCTTGACTTCGCCCATCGGTTCCGGGCTTTCCTGACTGAGAATCCGCAGTACGCCACGCCGGGAGCTGAAAGCAGCTTCTCCAGACGGTTTGCGGAGCATTTTGTGGAGCACTTTGAAACTGAAGTGAATAAGACGCAAATTGCCGACGGCCCTTCTCCCACTCGCTGCAGCATTGCTCCGTTCACAGGAGCTCAGACCTCCACCAGGGACCTATCGGAGACCTGCAGCGACTCCTCGCTGGCCTCCCCGGTTGAGACTCAGCCCCGGCAGGACTCCTCTGGGATCACGTCTGGTCTGTCCAGCAGCCAGTCTCATAGCTCCGAGGATGTCTCCACCTCTTCAGCCACAACAAAGCCACGTCTGAAGAAGCGGTTCTCCTTGCGCAACGTGAGCCGCAGCGTGCGTGGGAGCGTCCGGGGGATCCTGCAGTGGAGGAGCTCGGCTGAGTCTCCCACGGAGGAGACGGCGGCCAACAGCAACTGCAATTCCTCAGCCAGCAGGGCCGGAGGAGAAAGATGGACGCACAGGTTTGAGAAGCTGCGGCTAGGCAGGCCGCCTGCTCCCAGGGCTGAGCTGCGCGACGTGAGGCGTGAGGGAGTTCTCAATTACGTTGTGGCTGAGGAGGTCAACAGCAGCAGCCGGGCCCGATGGCAAAAGTGCCGGCTACTCCTGCGCAAGGCTGAGAGTGATCGCTATCTGCTGGAGTTCTACATTCCTCCCAAG GCCACCAAGCCACGGGTCAACATCCTTTGTTCGTCTATCGCTGACGTACGGACCACAACCCCCTTGGAGATGCCAGACAAGGAAAACACTTTTGTGTTGAAG ACAGAGAATTCCTCAGAATATATCCTGGAATCAGTAGACCCCCTGCAGATGAGGTCATGGCTCTCAGACATACAAGACTGCATGAGGTCCAG CAGGGACAAGGTCGACACCTCAGACCTTCCACACGTTAACCATTCGGAAAGTATGCCCAGCCGGGATCTACCTCTAATACCCACAGAGAGCAGCGAACAGCTCTGCCAAG GAGCCTACGGAGGCCTTTCCGACCGGCCTTCGGCCTCCATCTCGCCCAGTTCCGTTTCCATGACACCCTCACATTTTGACTCTATGGAGCTCCTCCCACCAGAGCTGCCACCAAGAGCCCCCATCGACGAGGTGGAGAGACCCCAGAACTCTATCAGCACCTCCTTCCCTGATACACCTGACACGACAG CTTCATTCCTGTTTCAAGGAGAGCCAGATCCTGGAGATGGGGAGCACCCATTGTCCGAATACCAGTGGTTCCACGGCACCCTGTCTCGTCTCAAAGCCGCACAGCTTGTGTTGGCAGGAGGCACCAACAGCCATGGCGTCTTCTTGGTGCGGCAGAGCGAGACCCGGCGAGGAGAGTACGTGCTGACATTTAACTTCCAGGGCAAAGCCAAG CACCTCCGTCTGTCCCTGAACGAGGATGGCCAGTGTCGGGTCCAGCACCTCTGGTTCCAGACCATCTTTGACATGCTAGAACACTTCCGAGTACACCCCATCCCTCTAGAGTCTGGGGGCTCAAGCGATGTCACCCTCATCAGCTACGTGGTGTCTTCTCAGAGGTTGCATG GCCGAGACAGGGCTGACAGTAGAACGACCGTGTGTGAGGTTCCCCACCGCATCCCTGAGTCACCATCAAATCCCATCTCCATTGGAACGAATGACTGTAT AGGCAGCCTGCAACCGTAA